From a single Nicotiana tabacum cultivar K326 chromosome 8, ASM71507v2, whole genome shotgun sequence genomic region:
- the LOC142163192 gene encoding protein GL2-INTERACTING REPRESSOR 1-like: MNYRRESSDPKLDLKLNLSPPRGEISPSSSMERSPASSCVSREPTPEDQQFFGNYPNSPEATTSMMLVGCPRCLMYVMLSVDDPKCPKCKSSVLLDFFREDRINNSKN, encoded by the coding sequence ATGAACTACAGAAGGGAGAGTAGTGATCCAAAGCTTGATTTGAAGCTAAACTTATCTCCACCAAGGGGAGAAATTTCACCATCTTCTTCGATGGAAAGATCACCAGCAAGTTCATGTGTTTCTAGAGAACCAACTCCAGAAGATCAACAGTTTTTTGGTAATTACCCAAATAGCCctgaggcaacaacttcaatgaTGCTTGTGGGTTGCCCTAGATGTCTAATGTATGTTATGTTATCAGTGGATGATCCAAAGTGTCCCAAATGCAAGAGTTCTGTTTTGCTTGATTTTTTCCGCGAGGATAGAATCAACAATTCAAAGAATTGA